In Sphingomonas sp. LT1P40, the DNA window CACGACGTCGTGCCCGAACTCGGCGAAGCGATGCGCCACCGCGTCGGCACCGCAAGCCACTGCCAAAGCATCGTCGGAAATGCGAATCTGCATGGTCACAGCCCGTCGATCAAGGCGGTGATCCGGGCCGGATCAAGCCGCGCGTGCAGCTGGTCGCCGATCATCGCGTTGGGGCCGGCGGCGCACAGGCCAAGGCAATAGACGGCCTCGACCCTAACGCGCTGGCCGGCGGCGCGCTCGGCATGTTCCGCCACCCGCTCGCCGCCGCGTGCCTGACAGGCTTCGGCGCGACACAGCCTGATCGTCGGGCGCTTGTCCGCGGTCCGGCGGAAATCACGATAGAAGCTGACGACGCCGGAAACCTCGGCACGGCTCAGATTGAGATGCAACGCGATCGCATGAATCGCCTCAATCGAAACATGGCCGAACCTGGCTTGCACGTCATGCAGGATCGGCAGCAGGGCATCCTGCGACGGCGCATGGCGTGCCAGAATTTCCGCCATTGAAGAGTCGCAATCGGGCACCGCGCAAATGTGCCGATTTGCGCGGCAAATTCAAATTATAACCGTGTATGGGCGGTTCGTCATATTTTGGCGAAAGGGCCGCTACGGAATGCGGACGCTTTAAGGGATCGGACATGACGCGCGGTAGCTTCGACCTCAATCTGCTTCGCGCGCTCGATATGCTGCTGCGGCATCGCAATGTGACGCGCGCGGCGGAGACGCTGTTCGTGACGCAACAGGCGATGAGCGGATCGTTGCGGCGGCTGCGCGACCATTTCGACGATCCGCTGCTCGTCCGCGTCGGGCGGTCGCTGGAATTGTCGCCACTCGCGCGCTCGCTGGAGGGACCGGTGCGGGAGGCGATCCTGCGCGCGGACGCGGCCATTTCGACGCGCCCGCATTTCGATCCGGCAACGGCGCGGATGAGCGTGCGGATCGCCATGTCCGATTATGCGACCTTCGTGATTCTGCCGCGGCTGTTGCGCCTGCTCACCCGCCGTGCGCCGCACATCGTCTGCCATTTCGAGGCGCTCAATCGTCATAGTCTTGAGGCGATCGAGCTGGGCGAGATCGACCTGTGCATCACCGCCGGAAACTGGGCGCTCTATCCAACCTATACCCCCATTCCCGACATTCGCGTGCAGCCGCTGTTCCACGAAGGGTTTATCTGTGCGGTCGATGGCGCGAAGCGCGATCCGGGGGAATTGCTGACGACGGCGCAATATGTCCGCATGCGGCACAATACGGCGGTGTTCGGTCAGGGCATCGAAACCGTCGTGGAAACGGCATGGCGGACCCATCGGCTGCCGATCAATGTGGTCGCCAGCGCCCCCAATTTCTCCAGCTTGCTCTATATGCTGCCCGGCACCGAGCTGATCGCCACGGTTCAGCGCCGGCTGGCGCATGCACTGGCCCCGTCGCTGGGCCTCAAGCTGCTCGAATGCCCGATCGAGATCGAGCCTTTGGAGGAGACATTGATCTGGCACGATCGCACCACCAACGATCCCGGCCACAGCTTCCTGCGCGACCAGCTGATTGAAATCGCACAACGTATTGATGCCGAAGCACCGCACAGCCCGGTCACAACTGTCAGTGATACCTAGGATCGAAAAATACAGTTTATTGCGATGATGATCGCGCGGCATTCTCGACAAACCAGATGGCCCGCCAAGGGTCGCGGAGGGAGAGGGATATGGCTATCATCAAGGGGCGGCGGCAGCTGGCCGCATGCGTTTCCGTCATCGCGCTCGCTAGCGTTTCTACGCCGGCCGTTGCACAGGATGCAGCAGGCAACGGTGCGCAGCAGAGCGAAGCATCGGAAGGCGAGATTATCGTCACCGCGCAGCGGCGCGAGGAAAGCCTTCAGCGCACCGCGCTCGCCGTCGCCGCGATCGGTGCCGACGACCTGGCCGAGGCGGGGGTCTCCGACGTCACCGGCCTGACCAAGCTGGTGCCCTCGCTGATCGTGCAGCCCGCGACCGGCACCTCGGTCGGTTTCTATCTGCGCGGCATCGGCGCGCTGGTCGGCAATGCCTTCACCGAGAACCCGGTCGCGTTCAACTTCAACCAGATTTACGTCGCCCGCCCCGCCGCCTTGCTCGGCACCTTTTACGATCTGGAACGGGTCGAGGTGCTGAAGGGGCCGCAGGGCACGCTCTATGGTCGCAACGCGACCGGCGGCGCGATCAACGTCATCCCCAAACGCCCGCAGCTCGGAGAACGCGGTGCCGAAATCAATTTCGAGGGCGGCAGTTACAATGCGGTTCGCGCACAGGCAGCGGTCAACCTGCCGCTGGGCGATACCGCAGCACTTCGCGTGGCGGGTCAGGTGGCGCGGCGCGACGGCTATCTGTCCGATGGTTATGACGATGAGCAGGGCGAAGCGCTGCGCGGGTCGCTGCGGTTCGAGAGCGGGATTTTCGCGGCCACCATCGTCGGCGATTATTTCCATCAGGGCGGCATGGGCGTCGGCAGCGTGCTCGTGCCGTCGCCGCTGGTGCCCACCGCACCCGCCGTCGACCGGCGGATCGGCGCGTCCGACCCACGCAGCACCGGACCGCTTTATGCCGGTATTCTTGCAAGCGCATTGCCGCCACCGGCCAAGACCGACGGGCCGCTGCCCGGGATCATCCGGCCGAAAGGCGACGGGTTCGTCGACAGCGAATTCTGGGGCATCTCGGCCAATATGGATGTCGATCTGGGCTTTGCGACGCTGTCGTTCATCCCGGCCTATCGCGACAGCCGACCCAATTACCTGAACTATAATGGCGGCTA includes these proteins:
- a CDS encoding NADH-quinone oxidoreductase subunit NuoE family protein → MAEILARHAPSQDALLPILHDVQARFGHVSIEAIHAIALHLNLSRAEVSGVVSFYRDFRRTADKRPTIRLCRAEACQARGGERVAEHAERAAGQRVRVEAVYCLGLCAAGPNAMIGDQLHARLDPARITALIDGL
- a CDS encoding LysR family transcriptional regulator encodes the protein MTRGSFDLNLLRALDMLLRHRNVTRAAETLFVTQQAMSGSLRRLRDHFDDPLLVRVGRSLELSPLARSLEGPVREAILRADAAISTRPHFDPATARMSVRIAMSDYATFVILPRLLRLLTRRAPHIVCHFEALNRHSLEAIELGEIDLCITAGNWALYPTYTPIPDIRVQPLFHEGFICAVDGAKRDPGELLTTAQYVRMRHNTAVFGQGIETVVETAWRTHRLPINVVASAPNFSSLLYMLPGTELIATVQRRLAHALAPSLGLKLLECPIEIEPLEETLIWHDRTTNDPGHSFLRDQLIEIAQRIDAEAPHSPVTTVSDT